One part of the Gossypium raimondii isolate GPD5lz chromosome 1, ASM2569854v1, whole genome shotgun sequence genome encodes these proteins:
- the LOC105783192 gene encoding AT-rich interactive domain-containing protein 5, whose protein sequence is MGDVETGLKWTWRVVGIKVERRPGLLAVGELKQPLQHFARRAEKIPIRNQQSQPRQSRICTSKMEDTEMLEQQLPEASQVNLVDTAVQEQQSSPPTKDQNANETIADTTSTLPTDVNMTDNPPMPVKPDNISSNGANTDPSDAPPAEPLEQKVNGDATPLRSLAPESGPEKVEKSKSWLLDPEMGEADEAGTPEERAAFMKELESFYKDRSLEFKPPKFYGEPLNCLKLWRAVIKLGGYEVVTASKLWRQVGESFHPPKTCTTVSWTFRIFYEKALLEYEKYKRENGEIQLPASSLPHASGEKESSGFLALGSGRARRDAAARAMQGWHAQRSVGYGEITEPIVKEKIMGSAPKRERHLKSIGLQKQKMPISAELDKSAHDKQLITEIVDVGTPADWVKINVRETQDCFEVYALVPGLLREEVRVQSDPAGRVVITGQPEQVDNPWGITPFKKVVNLPSRIDPLLTTAVVSLHGRLFVRVPFEQGSAA, encoded by the exons ATGGGAGATGTAGAAACTGGGCTAAAATGGACCTGGAGAGTAGTGGGAATTAAAGTTGAAAGAAGGCCAGGCCTGTTGGCTGTTGGGGAATTAAAACAGCCCCTACAGCACTTCGCTCGTAG AGCCGAAAAAATCCCAATCAGAAATCAACAATCCCAGCCCAGGCAGAGCAG AATCTGTACAAGCAAGATGGAAGATACCGAAATGTTGGAACAGCAGCTGCCTGAGGCTTCCCAAGTTAACCTTGTTGATACTGCTGTCCAAGAGCAACAGTCCTCACCCCCCACTAAGGATCAAAATGCCAATGAAACAATTGCTGATACAACTTCAACCTTGCCCACTGATGTTAACATGACTGATAATCCTCCTATGCCCGTTAAACCTGATAACATATCTTCCAATGGTGCTAATACCGATCCTTCTGATGCTCCTCCTGCTGAACCACTGGAGCAGAAAGTCAATGGAGATGCTACTCCCCTTCGCTCTCTTGCGCCTGAATCTGGACCCGAGAAGGTGGAGAAATCAAAGAGTTGGTTGCTTGATCCTGAG ATGGGGGAGGCTGATGAAGCTGGAACACCAGAGGAGCGAGCAGCATTCATGAAGGAGCTGGAAAGTTTCTATAAGGATAGGTCATTGGAATTCAAGCCCCCTAAATTTTATGGAGAACCGCTAAACTGCCTTAA GTTGTGGAGAGCAGTTATTAAATTGGGTGGCTACGAAGTG GTTACTGCATCAAAGTTATGGCGGCAAGTGGGAGAGTCTTTCCACCCCCCAAA GACCTGCACAACTGTCTCTTGGACATTCCGCATATTTTACGAGAAG GCACTGTTAGAATATGAAAAGTATAAGAGAGAGAATGGTGAGATTCAACTTCCTGCTTCTTCACTCCCTCATGCAAGTGGTGAAAAGGAG TCAAGTGGTTTCCTAGCCTTGGGGTCAGGTAGGGCACGCAGGGATGCTGCAGCTCGTGCCATGCAGGGTTGGCATGCTCAACGTTCTGTTGGATATGGTGAGATTACCGAGCCCATTGTGAAG GAGAAAATCATGGGTTCTGCTCCGAAACGTGAAAGACATCTCAAAAGTATTG GTTTGCAGAAGCAGAAGATGCCAATAAGCGCAGAGCTTGATAAATCTGCACATGATAAGCA ACTGATCACTGAAATTGTTGATGTTGGAACCCCTGCTGATTGGGTGAAGATCAATGTCCGTGAAACT CAGGATTGCTTTGAGGTATATGCTCTGGTCCCTGGGCTTCTGCGTGAGGAG GTACGAGTTCAATCAGATCCTGCTGGACGTGTGGTTATCACTGGCCAACCAGAGCAAGTTGACAATCCTTGGGGTATCACGCCCTTTAAGaag GTAGTGAACTTACCATCGAGAATTGATCCGCTTCTGACAACTGCTGTTGTGAGCTTGCATGGTCGACTCTTTGTTCGTGTCCCTTTTGAGCAGGGATCAGCAGCTTGA